One window of Paroedura picta isolate Pp20150507F chromosome 2, Ppicta_v3.0, whole genome shotgun sequence genomic DNA carries:
- the LOC143829740 gene encoding membrane-spanning 4-domains subfamily A member 8-like isoform X2: MQPKMETQYGRQILENLNNHPQQNAQLDLWEKFRKVESRTLGAVQVIIGLIHIGFGGVSTLLCNTYIHYAPLTTYGAYPFWGGLFFIVSGSLSVSADRHRNICLVQSSVGMNITSAVISLIGAILYISEMIINVLDLDYSLTESIGFALSILLLAFTLLEFCITVSTSHFGCQATCCTNDVTIVVVPYTVIGNDVISSEATPAEASLFPPAQDNMAFCPDEAILAEASLPSIAQDNISFCPDEATPAEASLPSTAQDHVVSYP, encoded by the exons ATGCAACCTAAAATGGAAACACAATATGGAAGACAGATTCTTGAAAACTTGAACAACCATCCTCAACAGAATGCTCAGCTGGACTTATGGGAAAAATTTCGCAAAGTAGAGAGCAGGACTCTGGGG GCTGTCCAGGTCATAATTGGATTGATACATATTGGATTTGGTGGTGTTTCAACTCTTCTTtgtaatacatacatacactatGCACCTTTGACCACTTATGGAGCTTACCCATTCTGGGGGGGACTGTTT TTCATTGTTTCTGGATCCCTCTCGGTATCAGCTGATAGACATCGGAATATCTGCTTG GTGCAAAGCAGTGTGGGAATGAACATCACAAGTGCTGTCATATCATTAATTGGTGCAATACTGTATATATCAGAGATGATTATAAATGTACTTGATTTAGATTATAGTTTGACAGAG TCCATAGGTTTTGCTCTCAGCATCCTTCTTCTTGCATTCACTTTGCTGGAGTTTTGCATCACTGTTTCAACCTCTCATTTTGGATGCCAGGCAACCTGCTGCACAAATGACGTT ACCATAGTTGTGGTGCCCTACACTGTCATCGGTAATGATGTGATTTCTTCTGAAGCCACCCCTGCTGAGGCCAGTCtttttcctccagcccaggacAATATGGCTTTCTGTCCTGATGAAGCCATCCTTGCTGAGGCCAGTCTTCCTTCTATAGCCCAGGACAATATCTCTTTCTGTCCTGATGAAGCCACCCCTGCTGAGGCCAGTCTTCCTTCTACAGCCCAGGACCATGTGGTTTCCTATCCCTAA
- the LOC143829740 gene encoding membrane-spanning 4-domains subfamily A member 8-like isoform X1 has protein sequence MLFIQPTDANVIQAGKVIPGTIMQPKMETQYGRQILENLNNHPQQNAQLDLWEKFRKVESRTLGAVQVIIGLIHIGFGGVSTLLCNTYIHYAPLTTYGAYPFWGGLFFIVSGSLSVSADRHRNICLVQSSVGMNITSAVISLIGAILYISEMIINVLDLDYSLTESIGFALSILLLAFTLLEFCITVSTSHFGCQATCCTNDVTIVVVPYTVIGNDVISSEATPAEASLFPPAQDNMAFCPDEAILAEASLPSIAQDNISFCPDEATPAEASLPSTAQDHVVSYP, from the exons ATGTTGTTCATTCAACCAACTGATGCCAATGTAATTCAGGCAGGCAAAGTAATCCCTGGTACTATCATGCAACCTAAAATGGAAACACAATATGGAAGACAGATTCTTGAAAACTTGAACAACCATCCTCAACAGAATGCTCAGCTGGACTTATGGGAAAAATTTCGCAAAGTAGAGAGCAGGACTCTGGGG GCTGTCCAGGTCATAATTGGATTGATACATATTGGATTTGGTGGTGTTTCAACTCTTCTTtgtaatacatacatacactatGCACCTTTGACCACTTATGGAGCTTACCCATTCTGGGGGGGACTGTTT TTCATTGTTTCTGGATCCCTCTCGGTATCAGCTGATAGACATCGGAATATCTGCTTG GTGCAAAGCAGTGTGGGAATGAACATCACAAGTGCTGTCATATCATTAATTGGTGCAATACTGTATATATCAGAGATGATTATAAATGTACTTGATTTAGATTATAGTTTGACAGAG TCCATAGGTTTTGCTCTCAGCATCCTTCTTCTTGCATTCACTTTGCTGGAGTTTTGCATCACTGTTTCAACCTCTCATTTTGGATGCCAGGCAACCTGCTGCACAAATGACGTT ACCATAGTTGTGGTGCCCTACACTGTCATCGGTAATGATGTGATTTCTTCTGAAGCCACCCCTGCTGAGGCCAGTCtttttcctccagcccaggacAATATGGCTTTCTGTCCTGATGAAGCCATCCTTGCTGAGGCCAGTCTTCCTTCTATAGCCCAGGACAATATCTCTTTCTGTCCTGATGAAGCCACCCCTGCTGAGGCCAGTCTTCCTTCTACAGCCCAGGACCATGTGGTTTCCTATCCCTAA